GAGTATGGCAGCGAAATGAATATTGAATTGCTCTAAAATGGATATATTGATATTTGCGAGattcaaatttcaacaaaagcACGTGACCCATACCCCAGAAAATCACTTCAATTCtactttctacttctgaacTACATTCTCATTAAATTATTCTTACTCTTTATTCTTTCTATCTagtccaagaagtcgtCCAAGTCACCCTCTTCAATGGCTCTCATTATGTCCATCTCATCTTCCTTTGACTCATTCTTAACCGCATCTGCCTTATCATCACTATCATTAGGATATCTCATCGACTTGACGCTATCATTGTGTAAAGATAAGCAGAACTTGATTCTCTGGTCAAACTCGTTCTGAGGCAACTTAGTCGAGTAGACGTCCAATAACTCCTTGGATTGCATAAACCCTTTCTGGTGGTTGATAGTGGCTTCTATAACTCCGTCTCTGATCGCTTTGGATACGATGTATTCTGTCAGTTCTTCCGAGTCCAAGTGCAACTTGATACAGATATCCTTTAACAGAATCTTGGAGTAGGACAATGAGATAATTCTGATGCCTGTTTTTATGACGTTCTGACGTAATCTCGAGACCAATGTAAAATTATCATCGCGTTTGAATACAGTTTCGTACTTGTTCAAAACTTGACcaaacaatttcaaatcaCCCAATTTCACGGCCTGGGTCACATAGAAATATGGCTCAAAAGATCCTGCTTGCTTATGGAAAACTTTCAACTCAGGAATGTCTCCCATCAACAATTCGATCAAGATCCGCAACTTGCTTGCGCTCTGGATGAATCCGTTGGCCAAATGGGTCTGTGGCGCCTTTCTGATGGCAGCAATGACACATTCGTGGGCTGTGGAATAGTCCAATTGGATGGAGTTAATTCGAGCTAAATAGTAGTAGTATCTAGCTACAAGAGCATTTCCAGCATTTTCGGGAAACTCTGTCTTTTCTACTAAATTAGCAGCTTGAGAAATGTCGTGAGACAACAAATAGTTCCGTAACAAGAGGGTTATTATGGATGCGGTTGTTTCGGTGTCGTGTCTCAAAGTGGCAGTTCTCAAAGACGATAAGAGCTCGGGACGTATCGTAACCAAGTCACCAAGAAGCTCCTTGGTTCTGGCAATAAAGAACCATATCTTGGCCTGGATAAAGTCAAGCGATCTTCTATTGTAGAGCTTCATCAACTGGATGATATTAGCATTGAGCGTATCGGCTTTGGCCAATTGGTTGGTATCCAAGAGATACACTTGTACTAGCAAATGCACATAGAGTTCCGCTTCTGGAGTCTCAGCATTGGTAGAATTGACtgagttggaagaagtcgaaTCGACCTCCATTTCGTCGGCCTTTTCAGActtgacattttcttctgctccaAGTGCTTCAAGCAAATACACCTTATTGGTATGAGCCGATGGGTACAATTTGGCGACAACAGAAGGCAACACGTCGTCTGCGGCACGAATCTTCCGTCTCAACGGTCCCAAGTCACGGAACACTTTGGATATGTATCTGTTGTCGTAGGATGAGCCAGCTTTggacaacaacagaaagGATTGgtcgatttctttgagAATGGTTTCATTTGTCGAGGCAGAGGGCGCTGGCTCCTCAGCAGCTTCTTTCATGTGTACGTCTTTGTCAGACATGGCAATTGAGGATGATGAACCGAAAGTCtaaaagaaagagaaagtatAGGATTGAATGAAAGAGTAAAgagaatctgaagaaaaagaatattGATAAATCAACTCTACAGAAATCATAATATTCCGTCAGTTGCTGAATGTATGGAGAGTGCGAAATTGCCACTGGTGTCGACTGCCAGATTGGGTAGTGTGCGGCAAAAGCGCTTACCAAGCAGAAAGTGTCCAACGAAAGATACCACTACACAGCCAGATCCCATATTCTATGGGAATAAAAAGATGTTGAAggtattgaagaaattgaatcttATTCCTCGGCTTGAGATATTGCAATTGGACTTACGAAGTTTGTCAGTACTATTGGATTCTCCTACGAAGCGCATTTATCAGAGATGAACTCGAGATTCTAGGTTTATACAAACCACTCATAGTCTCTCCAATCTGTAGTAGTTCAATTGCCTCTGTGTGCCAATAATCTCAATATTATCTATCTTGTCTTTGGCTCTGAGGGATCAGTTGCCTTACTCTTACCTTCTATTCTATCAATTTCTCACCTTCCAGTGCTAGTTTCTCGTAaacttttcgcagcctaATTAACGAGCACTCGGACTTGGCCATCAGTTTCCGAAAAGAATCTTCCTACAATGACATGTTCCACAAGAGCGTATACTATCCATGATGTCTATACTCGTGTATGCCATGTATCGTACTTGAACATCCATCCTTCCATTTTAAATCTTTCCATCACGTTCTCGTAGTTTGTAAGCTGCCCTAACCAGCAATATGCACGAAGATTGCTAAACCCCATCCCCACGAAAGTGGCACTATATAAAGAGTGAAAGTTCCCCTATTTCTGACAGCCATACATTTTTTTTCTAGCATTGTCTTTCTAAACTTAGCTATCGTCAATTCCTTTTTATCTTTAAATCCGTTTAATTATAGAACCAAAATGGTCGCCTCTACCCTTGACTCCTCAATTGCCCCTCTGCTTCCTACTGCTCCCAAACCGGTACCAGTATTTACTTTCAACTTAAAACTTGCCGGTGAGCCTAGCCTGATATTTGTCTCAAAAGAGCAAGACAAGGCTTTGTCTTTAGCTACAATTGCTGATGGTGAAATCAGAACTGTTGAAAACGAGTTAGGTTTGGAATTCGACGTCAGTGGTATCACAGGATTTGACGACTTGAATGCGAGACCTTCAGTCAATGCTGCAACCTTGGATTGTAAGTTGTATGGTAAGACTGGATCGGGAGCTGGTGTCTACGTCAGATATGGAGGTGTGGTTCAGTTTTTGGAACCATCTCTTCTAGTCATGTCAAACCAAAAGCCAACTTCGGAGTTCGATGAATCGTACGTCACCTGCAACCCAACCTTCACCTTCGATCtgaatgttgaagaaaaatatCAATGGGTCTTGAGAGAGAATTTCTTTGGTAAGGGACGTTTTGTTAGAGACTCTGCTGGTGTTCTTCACGTTCAATACTTTATATACGTTTTCCGTTAAGAGTGAACAATGAATGAGGAAAAGAGCATCAGATAATTCAATTTATATGGATATTCACGAATACCTTACCAAGAGCCTCTCCAAAAATAACTGTAGATCTGTAATCTTGTAAAATAGCAAATAGATCTTACTACACTCTCTCACAATATAATCATATTACCTAAACAACTTGTAACAACAGTATATACTAGCAACCGATCCGCGGACCCTGTGATTACAATAATATTCTTCTTATTATCATCATTAGTATCGAAAACTCTACAACTGGGTCTATTCAACAACACGAATTTGTTTGGCCAGAAGTCAACGACTGGCCCCTCAAGTTGACATTGGACTTACCTGCGTTGGCGCCACTTGCAGCGTTGGCGTTGACGTTACTGGTCATCTGAGCCTTGATCTGTCTAGCCATGGTGTAGAAGGCCTGTTCAACGTTGGTGGACGAAAGAGCAGAAGTTTCCAAAAACGGAATGTCAAGCGCATCCGCAAACTCCTTAGCGGCCGTGTATTCGACAATCTTCTTGTCCGATAAGTCTGCCTTGTTACccaccaacaacttcatcacGCCGCCAGTGGCATAACGGTCAATTTCTTGGAGCCACTGCTTGACGTTGTTGAACGATTCTTGGTCCGTGACATCATACACAATGATGATCCCGTGAGCACCTCGGTAGTATGACGACGTGATGGTTCTGAAACGCTCTTGGCCAGCAGTATCCCAGATCTGTAACTTGATGGTCTTACCGTCCAACTCAATCGTTCTGATCTTGAAATCTACACCGATGGTGGAAATGTAGTCTGGCGTATAGGTGTCATCAGCGAATCTCAAAAGTAAGCATGATTTGCCAACGCCCGAGTCGCCgatcaacaacaacttgaataAATAGTCGTATTCGTTGTTCATGATGTTACGAGTGTAATTAGAACCggaaaactgaaaaatacgATGATTGAGATTATCAcaaaattctgaaaatcaaaatcaaatcacAATCAAATCTGGAGATTGAAGATTCAAAACTATCTGGTAAATTCCTAAGAAGATGTGACTGGTAATCTAATTATCAAATGTTTCAAACTGATATCTTATAGGTGTCCTGGAAACCTTTTCTAGATGCTTCAGTCGAACTCTATGACAGATGTGTTTTGGCAAGGGGCACTCTGAAAGATAACCACAGGCAAAGAATGCAAATTAAAGAAGCACACAAAAAACGGTAAAAAAGTGAAGGATTCGTAAATAACACTCGAGGGCTATATACGGCACTAGACGGGCGAAATGTTTCTCTATGTAAGTAACCTGGTGGatcttttgatttcaaaagaacaagataAAGTCATGTATTTATTGTTTGGCTTGTTTGCCTCACTGAGAAAAAAAGACTATTATCGGTTTTGAGGTTCGTGTCGTTTGGAATGGTACGCACACTACCATAGTTAATGTGAAGATGAGTTGTACAAGTGGAACTGGAACGGATAGTAGTGGTTAATAGAGAAGGGTGGTTTGGCTTAGCTGGTGTAGGCCAATTGCATCCTTACCAGCGATTTCAGACAAAACttacttcttttcaaacgGAAATCTGTACTTTAGTTTCAGTGGCGCTACCATCTGGTGAAATGGTACCAGTTTCAGTGTGATAAGTTGGAAATGGTTGGTAGCTGAATTATTATATTTATAGACTACTGCTTGTCCGAACAGACTTGAAAATGATTAGATAGGATGTCGGCTACTGTCTCTACTACCTCAACAAATAATAAAGCAAAACATGTCTGCCTAATAATAGAAATGGATCTTGAAATTCATGCGGCGCTACCAGCTCAACATTCCATCAAGGCTTGTAACCTACGCTAAGAACTACTTTCGTTTGTTCATATTATGTTGTTCATTTATATACAAATATGTCATACATATTCGATATGAGACATTGAGGGAATCCGCGGACAAAATTACGCTGGAATTCACAATTGTAGTACTGTAGAAAGAATCTTAATTTATAGATTCTTTATAGATCCGTAGATCTACTCAAGTTTCTTGTGGTGGCTCTTGccaaagatcttcttcttagcaATCATGACCATCTTGTAGAACCAGAAAACGTTCAAGCTAtccaacatcaagttcaagccCAAGATAGTTACAGGCAAAAACCAGTGGGTTTTACCAAACACAGCAAACATATCCGTCGCCACCATAAAAGCAGCGTAGAAGCCCCAGGCAATTCTCACAGAGAAGAACGTGATCAAGAGACCCAAGCCATTTACAATTACAAATGTGTCGTTGAAAGTTCCAGCTGGAAGTCTAGAAGCGAACCAGTTGATGTTAACAAAAGGTGTAGACAACTCAAAGAGAAGGAAGGCTGGGATCCAAGGCTGGCAGTACGGAATTAAACTACAAGAAAAGACATAGAAGGCTGCAAAGCCGTGGAACAAGAAGCCGAGGCCAAATAGCGAATACCATCTGACGCAAACGTACAAGTCCCAAAGGAAGTAGCCTATAGTCAAGGCAGCTACAAAGCCTCCGTAGTTAGAGGCGCCCAAGATGGAGCTGAAAGGATCTTCAACTCGGTTCTGCCAATGGGAGTGGTTCCACATTGGAATCAAGATACCAATTGATATCACACATTGCACCATAGACACTACATGGATGTCGAAGTTGACTTTGGTCTTGTGAGGCAACTGGGTATAGGTTTTGCCGAAATAAGCTGTTGAAAACGGAGCCAGCAA
This Scheffersomyces stipitis CBS 6054 chromosome 3, complete sequence DNA region includes the following protein-coding sequences:
- a CDS encoding predicted protein; translated protein: MKEAAEEPAPSASTNETILKEIDQSFSLLSKAGSSYDNRYISKVFRDLGPLRRKIRAADDVLPSVVAKLYPSAHTNKVYLLEALGAEENADEMEVDSTSSNSVNSTNAETPEAELYVHLLVQVYLLDTNQLAKADTLNANIIQLMKLYNRRSLDFIQAKIWFFIARTKELLGDLVTIRPELLSSLRTATLRHDTETTASIITLLLRNYLLSHDISQAANLVEKTEFPENAGNALVARYYYYLARINSIQLDYSTAHECVIAAIRKAPQTHLANGFIQSASKLRILIELLMGDIPELKVFHKQAGSFEPYFYVTQAVKLGDLKLFGQVLNKYETVFKRDDNFTLVSRLRQNVIKTGIRIISLSYSKISLKDICIKLHLDSEESTEYIVSKAIRDGVIEATINHQKGFMQSKELLDVYSTKLPQNEFDQRIKFCLSLHNDSVKSMRYPNDSDDKADAVKNESKEDEMDIMRAIEEGDLDDFLD
- a CDS encoding predicted protein, whose translation is MVASTLDSSIAPSLPTAPKPVPVFTFNLKLAGEPSSIFVSKEQDKALSLATIADGEIRTVENELGLEFDVSGITGFDDLNARPSVNAATLDCKLYGKTGSGAGVYVRYGGVVQFLEPSLLVMSNQKPTSEFDESYVTCNPTFTFDSNVEEKYQWVLRENFFGKGRFVRDSAGVLHVQYFIYVFR
- the YPT1 gene encoding GTP-binding protein of the rab family (go_function GTP binding~go_process small GTPase mediated signal transduction) translates to MNNEYDYLFKLLLIGDSGVGKSCLLLRFADDTYTPDYISTIGVDFKIRTIELDGKTIKLQIWDTAGQERFRTITSSYYRGAHGIIIVYDVTDQESFNNVKQWLQEIDRYATGGVMKLLVGNKADLSDKKIVEYTAAKEFADALDIPFLETSALSSTNVEQAFYTMARQIKAQMTSNVNANAASGANAGKSNVNLRGQSLTSGQTNSCC
- a CDS encoding predicted protein; this translates as MSFITSHFPVFTEDPFLSLRPFPEHPTNFLEEHWHEVLASFLFYFTAQLLSAPFSTAYFGKTYTQLPHKTKVNFDIHVVSMVQCVISIGILIPMWNHSHWQNRVEDPFSSILGASNYGGFVAALTIGYFLWDLYVCVRWYSLFGLGFLFHGFAAFYVFSCSLIPYCQPWIPAFLLFELSTPFVNINWFASRLPAGTFNDTFVIVNGLGLLITFFSVRIAWGFYAAFMVATDMFAVFGKTHWFLPVTILGLNLMLDSLNVFWFYKMVMIAKKKIFGKSHHKKLE